Proteins encoded together in one Aeromonas encheleia window:
- a CDS encoding Lcl C-terminal domain-containing protein has protein sequence MNKFLLTLLLCLCSPLALAIAICDDSMPRTSPSSRFLDRGDGTVTDRASGLTWMRCQLGQSWRNQSCSGEPTRLYWQQALLTAERIRTEPNHALYGFGGHHDWRLPTIKELASLLESACYKPALNETIFPRAMAGEGKEVNDGYVYLWSSTPFPAGKTVAYLDITSGAIGMRAPSAWAKQVLLVR, from the coding sequence ATGAACAAGTTTCTCCTGACCCTGCTGCTTTGTCTGTGCAGCCCGCTGGCACTGGCCATCGCCATCTGCGACGACAGCATGCCCAGAACCAGCCCCAGCTCACGCTTCCTCGATCGCGGCGACGGCACAGTGACGGACAGAGCCTCCGGCCTGACCTGGATGCGTTGCCAGCTCGGCCAGAGCTGGCGCAACCAGAGCTGCAGCGGCGAGCCGACCCGGCTCTACTGGCAACAGGCGCTGCTGACGGCGGAGCGGATCCGCACCGAACCCAACCACGCCCTCTATGGCTTCGGCGGCCACCATGACTGGCGCCTGCCCACCATCAAGGAGCTGGCCAGCCTGCTGGAATCCGCCTGCTACAAACCGGCACTGAATGAAACCATCTTTCCCCGCGCCATGGCCGGCGAGGGCAAGGAGGTGAATGACGGCTACGTCTATCTCTGGTCCTCCACCCCCTTCCCGGCGGGCAAGACGGTGGCCTATCTCGACATCACCAGCGGCGCCATCGGCATGCGGGCACCCAGTGCCTGGGCCAAGCAGGTGCTGCTGGTACGCTAG
- a CDS encoding Lcl C-terminal domain-containing protein — protein MKMRISPLACLLAPLLTACGGGSDEAPLAAPDYRLTASLPQAGTLCVNLNQNDRCDAGEPAVSGAAGARPLTGRSPALLTSPLLFIPSDPAALTLTHPAARQDGQQLTPTPLSSLLQTRIGEGLPPAEALAALLLALAPLQPGQDLAALARLEEFNQALGELALAALDDATTLPGITVDERRRQIWQGLVTLLPELSQHFSDSPELLSLQPRLGAVLQQQQPRALVTASGVTTYSDGVDYLLTSEPADHPGQDASLKQAPLRYRKLDNKGQPLPDSAAQWDCVEDLNSGLVWEKKLDDPDSPRDLHRVFAWEFGNYHPTQKELDYACPNGEAICSTEQYRQWLNSQQLCGIQNWRLPHIQELMSLQHFGSLSQQDGQVVSIDVRYFPDVGPSNGDYHGIYWSQTLTPSRRLESVPIAVLGPQFLGEDPGADYPYAVQNPNEVNALQLRLVAEVTR, from the coding sequence ATGAAGATGAGAATTAGCCCGCTGGCCTGTTTGCTGGCGCCCCTGCTCACCGCCTGCGGTGGCGGCTCGGACGAGGCGCCCCTGGCCGCGCCGGACTATCGCCTGACGGCCAGCCTGCCCCAGGCGGGCACCCTGTGCGTCAACCTCAATCAAAACGATCGCTGCGACGCCGGTGAACCCGCCGTCAGCGGCGCCGCCGGTGCCCGCCCGCTGACAGGCCGCTCCCCCGCCTTGCTGACCAGCCCCCTGCTGTTCATCCCAAGCGACCCGGCAGCCCTGACCCTGACCCACCCGGCGGCACGCCAGGATGGGCAGCAGCTCACCCCCACCCCCCTGAGCAGCCTGTTGCAGACCCGCATCGGCGAGGGATTACCACCGGCCGAGGCGCTGGCCGCCCTGCTGCTCGCCCTGGCGCCGCTGCAGCCGGGCCAGGATCTGGCCGCCCTGGCTCGGTTGGAAGAGTTCAACCAGGCCCTCGGTGAACTGGCGCTGGCCGCACTCGATGACGCCACGACCCTGCCGGGGATCACGGTCGATGAACGCCGGCGCCAGATCTGGCAGGGGCTGGTCACCCTGCTGCCCGAGCTCAGTCAGCATTTTTCCGACAGTCCGGAGCTCCTCAGCCTGCAACCCCGACTCGGCGCCGTATTGCAACAGCAGCAGCCAAGAGCCCTGGTCACCGCCAGCGGCGTCACGACGTACAGCGACGGAGTGGATTATCTGCTCACCAGCGAGCCCGCGGATCACCCGGGCCAGGATGCCAGCCTCAAGCAGGCTCCCCTGCGTTATCGCAAGCTCGACAACAAGGGGCAGCCGCTGCCGGACAGCGCAGCTCAATGGGATTGTGTGGAGGATCTCAACAGCGGCCTCGTCTGGGAGAAAAAGCTGGATGACCCGGACAGTCCGCGGGATCTGCATCGGGTCTTCGCCTGGGAATTCGGCAACTACCATCCCACCCAGAAGGAGCTGGACTACGCCTGCCCGAATGGCGAGGCCATCTGCTCAACCGAGCAATACCGTCAATGGCTCAATAGCCAGCAACTGTGCGGCATCCAGAACTGGCGTCTGCCCCACATTCAGGAGCTGATGAGCCTGCAGCATTTTGGCTCCCTCAGTCAGCAAGACGGCCAGGTCGTCAGCATTGATGTGCGCTATTTCCCCGATGTCGGCCCTTCCAACGGTGACTACCATGGCATCTACTGGAGTCAGACCCTGACCCCGTCCCGTCGTCTCGAGAGCGTTCCCATCGCGGTCCTTGGTCCCCAGTTCCTGGGGGAGGATCCGGGCGCCGATTATCCCTATGCCGTCCAGAATCCCAATGAAGTCAATGCCCTGCAACTGCGCCTGGTGGCCGAGGTAACCCGATGA
- a CDS encoding proprotein convertase P-domain-containing protein, whose protein sequence is MKPSSLALWLAATLLAQPLCAAELLFVDAAPLTTTPQQWLEQRLGVTLALDYDRTSLLGHHHSFHQLVNGLPVATTQAAVSIDPAGKPWRLYHNLRPLTASQPGCDASGNLDPLLTSLRDAGAEIDPLGPVEAWYWRDGETLVPALRQRVREHKEGNAKASHVQLFASCDGSQELGRWGDIATTQALQAPDAGEVSVLARVFDPDPRTQLQDASLVWHEALVLADAAYQDKVVLPVTRQGSDYVLSGPHARVVDAMEPSTAPYRADNPLAFRLTRDDLGFADINAYYHLDLAQRHLKALGFANLIPGALDIDTDAGFQDNSLYDPFERRLELGRSGVPDAEDPMVVWHEFGHAVQHHIVPDLGDEGDWGAIGEGFSDYLAASHRQRSEAGRNFEPAMVFNWDARFTDRVPRQLDDLRARYHPDYNYPAHRTINGSNGDQLWGTPLFQALLAAVAEHGELARDEFDRLVIEAHFGLGPAIRMPQLARLTVDTAERLYPARHYGRLLEQAFRQHGLLQAPVNIALADGSAIELGKRQSVVLSLSNPGTTAVTLHSLTLALPGGLQADPYQWQTSTLAAGASITTTLRLLAQTPLACGDVAALPVSLALTGASPSERQWQQQLSLPIGTPVISRANGQSLTLRDALSSDEKGLSQTSLMVEKTLARVSGELQLSLDLQHQALDELEIWLNSPSGTRVQIWDKGYSPLPRLKGVFPTELQSLQPLSQLIGEPLAGRWTLELVDNAPGKQGRLNGWSISQRTGARCGEPIAPPDDGIIHFDTADSGGGGAFNPLWLLPLALWRRLARRKTVRSY, encoded by the coding sequence ATGAAACCCTCTTCCCTGGCCCTCTGGCTGGCGGCGACCCTGCTCGCCCAGCCCCTCTGTGCGGCGGAGCTGCTGTTCGTCGATGCAGCGCCGCTGACCACCACGCCGCAGCAGTGGCTGGAGCAGCGCCTCGGCGTGACCCTGGCCCTCGACTACGACAGGACCAGCCTGCTCGGCCATCACCATAGCTTCCACCAGCTGGTCAACGGCCTGCCGGTGGCCACCACTCAGGCCGCCGTCAGCATCGATCCGGCCGGCAAGCCCTGGCGCCTCTACCACAACCTGCGCCCCCTCACCGCCAGCCAGCCGGGCTGCGATGCCAGCGGCAACCTGGATCCCCTGCTGACCAGCCTGCGCGATGCGGGCGCCGAGATAGATCCGCTGGGACCGGTCGAGGCCTGGTATTGGCGCGATGGCGAGACCCTGGTGCCGGCCCTGCGCCAACGGGTACGCGAGCACAAGGAGGGCAACGCCAAGGCCTCCCATGTACAGCTGTTTGCGAGCTGCGACGGCAGTCAGGAGCTCGGCCGCTGGGGCGACATCGCCACCACCCAGGCGCTGCAGGCGCCTGACGCGGGCGAGGTGTCGGTGCTGGCCCGGGTGTTCGATCCGGATCCTCGCACCCAGCTGCAAGATGCCAGCCTGGTCTGGCACGAAGCTCTGGTGCTGGCCGATGCCGCCTATCAGGACAAGGTGGTGCTGCCCGTCACCCGGCAAGGCAGTGACTACGTGCTGAGCGGCCCCCATGCCCGGGTGGTGGATGCCATGGAGCCCAGCACGGCCCCCTACCGCGCCGACAACCCACTGGCGTTTCGCCTGACCCGGGACGACCTCGGCTTTGCCGACATCAACGCCTACTACCACCTGGACCTGGCCCAGCGCCACCTCAAGGCGCTCGGCTTTGCCAACCTCATCCCGGGCGCCCTCGACATCGACACCGATGCGGGCTTTCAGGACAACTCCCTCTACGATCCGTTCGAGCGCAGGCTGGAGCTGGGCCGCAGCGGCGTGCCCGATGCCGAGGATCCCATGGTTGTCTGGCACGAGTTCGGCCATGCGGTGCAGCACCACATAGTGCCGGATCTCGGCGATGAGGGGGACTGGGGCGCCATCGGCGAAGGCTTCAGCGACTATCTGGCGGCCAGCCATCGCCAGCGCAGCGAGGCCGGGCGCAACTTCGAGCCGGCCATGGTGTTCAACTGGGATGCCCGCTTCACCGACAGGGTGCCGCGCCAGCTGGATGATCTGCGCGCCCGCTACCACCCGGACTACAACTACCCGGCCCACCGCACCATCAACGGCAGCAACGGGGATCAGCTGTGGGGCACGCCTCTGTTCCAGGCCCTGCTGGCGGCGGTGGCCGAGCACGGGGAGCTGGCGCGGGACGAGTTTGATCGCCTCGTCATCGAGGCCCACTTCGGCCTGGGCCCGGCCATCCGCATGCCGCAGCTGGCCCGCCTCACGGTGGACACGGCCGAGCGACTCTACCCGGCGCGCCACTATGGCCGTCTGCTGGAGCAGGCATTCCGCCAGCACGGCCTGCTGCAGGCGCCGGTCAACATAGCCCTGGCCGACGGCAGCGCCATCGAACTCGGCAAGCGCCAGTCCGTGGTGCTCAGCCTCAGCAACCCCGGCACCACGGCGGTGACCCTGCACAGTCTGACCCTGGCCCTGCCCGGCGGTCTGCAGGCCGATCCCTACCAGTGGCAGACCAGCACCCTGGCGGCAGGTGCCAGCATAACCACCACCCTGCGGCTGCTGGCCCAGACCCCGCTCGCCTGTGGCGATGTCGCGGCGCTGCCGGTCAGCCTCGCCCTCACCGGGGCCAGCCCGAGCGAGCGTCAATGGCAGCAGCAACTGAGCCTGCCCATCGGTACCCCCGTGATCAGCCGGGCCAACGGCCAGTCACTGACCCTCAGGGATGCGTTGAGCTCCGATGAGAAGGGACTGAGCCAGACCAGCCTGATGGTGGAGAAGACCCTGGCCCGGGTGAGCGGTGAGCTGCAACTGAGCCTGGATCTGCAACACCAGGCCCTGGACGAGCTGGAGATCTGGCTCAACTCCCCCTCCGGCACCCGGGTCCAGATCTGGGACAAGGGCTACAGCCCGCTGCCGCGCCTCAAGGGGGTGTTCCCGACCGAGCTGCAATCCTTGCAGCCCCTGAGTCAGCTCATCGGTGAGCCGCTGGCCGGCCGGTGGACCCTGGAGCTGGTGGACAACGCCCCCGGCAAGCAGGGCCGCCTCAATGGCTGGAGCATCAGCCAGCGCACCGGTGCCCGGTGCGGCGAGCCCATAGCGCCGCCGGATGACGGCATCATCCACTTCGACACCGCGGACAGCGGCGGGGGCGGAGCCTTCAACCCGCTCTGGCTGTTGCCGCTCGCCCTCTGGCGCCGCCTCGCCCGTCGCAAGACCGTTCGTTCCTATTAA